Proteins co-encoded in one Podarcis muralis chromosome 12, rPodMur119.hap1.1, whole genome shotgun sequence genomic window:
- the ST8SIA6 gene encoding alpha-2,8-sialyltransferase 8F isoform X2 — translation MTAQKAAGDEGCGKQTPQHHFGWHGCARAPWDWCWSPLLPFLLLYLGGWPARHIHGYRSELASCCDAAHNFIASQNNTPLGSNMSYEVDNKKTIHITEDIFRMLPESQPLDYPFKNCAVVGNGGILKNSSCGAEIDKSDFVFRCNLPPTMGSISQDVGNKTNLVTVNPSIIAQKYNKLNEKKLTFLENIASYGEAFLLLPAFSFRSNTAASFKVHQTLKEFSAKQEAIFFYPRYLRNLAQFWRTKGVKAYRLSSGFMITSAAVELCENVKLYGFWPFSKSIEGTPISHHYYDNQLPKPGFHAMPKEYSQILQLHGRGILKLQFGKCLTD, via the exons ATGACTGCCCAGAAAGCAGCAGGTGATGAGGGCTGTGGCAAACAGACCCCACAACATCACTTTGGCTGGCATGGATGTGCCAGAGCCCCCTGGGACTGGTGCTGgtctcctcttcttccctttcttcttctttacttgGGGGGCTGGCCAGCTAGGCACATCCATGGTTACAG GTCAGAGCTTGCCTCGTGCTGCGATGCCGCTCACAACTTTATCGCTTCTCAAAATAACACCCCGCTGGGAAGCAACATGAGTTATGAAGTGGACAACAAGAAAACCATTCACATCACAGAGGATATATTCAGAATGCTGCCTGAG tcaCAGCCCCTGGATTACCCATTCAAGAACTGTGCCGTGGTTGGAAATGGGGGGATCCTCAAGAACTCCAGCTGTGGAGCAGAAATTGATAAATCCGACTTTGTATTTAG GTGTAACCTTCCCCCAACAATGGGAAGCATCAGTCAAGATGTTGGCAACAAGACAAACCTTGTGACTGTCAACCCGAGCATCATAGCACAGAA ATATAACAAACTGAATGAAAAGAAACTCACCTTCCTGGAGAACATTGCAAGCTATGGTGAAGCTTTCCTTTTGCTCCCTGCCTTTTCCTTCAGGAGCAACACAGCAGCTTCTTTCAAAGTGCACCAAACTCTGAAAGAGTTCAGCGCAAAGCAGGAGGCCATATTTTTCTACCCCAGATATCTCAGAAATCTTGCCCAGTTCTGGAGGACTAAGGGCGTCAAAGCCTATCGGTTGTCTTCAGGCTTTATGATCACCAGTGCAGCTGTGGAACTGTGCGAGAACGTGAAGCTCTATGGCTTCTGGCCTTTCTCAAAAAGCATCGAGGGCACGCCTATCAGCCACCACTACTACGACAACCAGCTACCCAAGCCTGGCTTCCATGCAATGCCCAAAGAGTACAGCCAGATTCTCCAGCTCCATGGAAGGGGTATCCTCAAGCTGCAGTTTGGCAAATGTCTAACTGACTAG